The DNA segment CGGAAGAAGACACCGGCGAAGACAACATCGCAAATCTGCCCCACGGCCAGCACGCCGTGGAAAGCCACATAGCAGGCAACCTCTGGGAGTGCCTGGTTAAGCCCGGCGACATCATTGAGGCACAACGCCCGGTGGCGATTATCGAATCCATGAAAATGGAAATCGAATTGCTAAGCCCGGTCAGCGGTCGCGTAGTCGATGTGCGCCGGGAAGCGGGTCAGGCGGTTTCACCGGGCACACCGGTGGTGATCGTGGAAGAAACAACTGAGTGATGCCATCAACTCAAGCACTGCGTGACAACAGACTTAGAACACAAACCCTGAAAACACGGGCAAGGCCCGAGGAGATACACCATGAAAAAACGTGATTTCAGCAAGCGTCTTGCGGCCGGTCTGTTAACAGCCGGTTTGTCTATGGGCGCCCTCGCCCAGGAGAAAGACTCCTTCAGTATCGCCTGGACCATCTACGCCGGCTGGGTGCCCTGGCAGTATGCCGAAGACAGCGGCATCATGAAAAAGTGGGCAGACAAGTACAACATCGACGTCGATATCGTACAAATCAACGACTACATCGAATCCATCAACCAGTTCACTGCCGGACAGTTTGACGGCGTGGTCGCCACCAGTATGGACGGCCTGTCCATTCCGGCCGCCTCCGGTGTCGATACCACCGCACTGATTGTGGGTGACTACTCCAATGGCAACGACGGCCTGGTGTCCAAGGACGCCAAGACCATCGGCGAGCTGCAAGGCGAAACCGTGCACCTGGTGGAACTGTCTGTATCCCATTACCTGCTGGTTCGCGCCCTGAACACTGTCGGGCTGGAAGAGCGTGACATCAGCGTAGTCAACATTTCCGACGCGGACCTGCTCTCTGCGTTCCAGACCGACGACGTTCGCCACGTGGCAACCTGGAACCCGCTTTTGGCGGAAGTGGAAGCCTTTCCGGGGACCACCAAACTGTTCGACTCCAGTGCGATTCCGGGCCATATCAAGGATCTGACTCTGGTGAACACCGAGACTCTGGCCGACAATCCGAAGCTGGGCAAGGCACTGGTTGGCGCCTGGTATGAAACCATGAGCATTCTGGCGTCCGACAGCGAGGAAGGTCAGGAAGCCCGCGCGATGTTGGGCGAGCTGTCCGGTACCGATCAGGTAGGCTATGAAGCCCAGCTGGCCGGTATGAAGATGTTCTGGGTGCCGCAGATGTCGGTGGACTTCATTAACAGCAAGGAAGCCCACGAGGCGATGGACAGTGTTCGTCAGTTCTCTTTTGAAAAGGGGCTGCTGGGCCAGGGTGCCATGAGCCCGGACTTTGTGGGTATCGAGTTTCCGGACGGTTCGGTGATGGGCGATGAAGGCAATGTGAAGCTACGCTTTGACGATAGCTACATGCAGATGGCGGCAGACGGCGAGCTTTAAGCAAGTTCGGGCTTGCCTGATTGAAAACCGAAGGGCACGATGTTCGTGCCCTTTTTTGTTGGCTTGGAAATAGGTTTGTGTACAGTTAACCGGAGAGAATTAATACCCATGCGCCGTACCAAGGAAGATGCCGAAAAAACCCGCCAGACGGTTCTCGAAGCCGCGTTAACGCTCTTTAGCCGCGATGGTTACTCGCTTACTACGCTCAGCCGTATCGCCAAAGAAGCCGGCTGCAGTCGCGGGCCGATTTACTGGCATTTTCAAACCAAAGATGACCTATACGAGGCGGTGCTGACTTATTCCCAAGAGCCGCTTGAGGGACTGGTTGCTGAGTGCACTGGCATGCGGGAAACACCGGTAGAGGCTATGGATCATTTTGTTGAGCGGTGGCTAGGGTTGCTGGCAAATAACAGGAAATACCGCCAGTCGTTCGAGATTCTGTTGAACAAAACGGAGCTGACGGATGCGATGAGTCGCACACTGAAGCGGGAGCGAGCGCTGACGGACTCTATTATTTCACTGTTTCAGGATCTCGTTGCGCAAGCTGTGGAACGTGGTTCAATTGCAGCAGACG comes from the Marinobacter psychrophilus genome and includes:
- a CDS encoding TetR family transcriptional regulator, whose protein sequence is MRRTKEDAEKTRQTVLEAALTLFSRDGYSLTTLSRIAKEAGCSRGPIYWHFQTKDDLYEAVLTYSQEPLEGLVAECTGMRETPVEAMDHFVERWLGLLANNRKYRQSFEILLNKTELTDAMSRTLKRERALTDSIISLFQDLVAQAVERGSIAADEDPKGLGLLSYTYLMGITQTWLFSPKLFSLKEETPFFQRRFWALLGRK
- a CDS encoding putative urea ABC transporter substrate-binding protein, whose product is MKKRDFSKRLAAGLLTAGLSMGALAQEKDSFSIAWTIYAGWVPWQYAEDSGIMKKWADKYNIDVDIVQINDYIESINQFTAGQFDGVVATSMDGLSIPAASGVDTTALIVGDYSNGNDGLVSKDAKTIGELQGETVHLVELSVSHYLLVRALNTVGLEERDISVVNISDADLLSAFQTDDVRHVATWNPLLAEVEAFPGTTKLFDSSAIPGHIKDLTLVNTETLADNPKLGKALVGAWYETMSILASDSEEGQEARAMLGELSGTDQVGYEAQLAGMKMFWVPQMSVDFINSKEAHEAMDSVRQFSFEKGLLGQGAMSPDFVGIEFPDGSVMGDEGNVKLRFDDSYMQMAADGEL